In Paenibacillus sp. BIC5C1, a genomic segment contains:
- a CDS encoding iron ABC transporter permease encodes MHKRRLNPVVLFAAAPLFIAVTILASVMYGAKSIDVSTITAAIFHFDTESIDHQIIVSSRLPRVIGALLIGAFLAVSGALMQGMTRNYLASPSIMGVSDGSVVVITLCMVFLPNTTSLGLIFYSLAGSALGAGLVFFIAWLLPGGMSPVRLAILGTIIGTFLGGVSQAVATYYQVSQTISFWYNARLHQMDPGMIKLIIPFAVVGLAIAIILSKSITILSMGDDVATSLGQRTGWVKALSILSVVILTGISVALAGKIAFVGLLVPHITRFLFGVDYRWVIPCSAVLGGFFLAWCDILSRFINSPFETPIGVVTALFGVPFFLYLIKTKGGGKHA; translated from the coding sequence ATGCATAAAAGAAGATTGAATCCGGTGGTGCTGTTCGCAGCAGCACCTCTGTTCATTGCAGTTACCATTCTGGCATCGGTCATGTACGGAGCCAAGAGCATTGACGTTTCGACCATCACAGCAGCCATTTTTCATTTTGATACAGAGAGCATCGATCACCAGATTATCGTGTCATCCCGGCTCCCACGTGTCATTGGAGCTCTATTGATCGGGGCTTTTCTGGCGGTGTCAGGTGCACTCATGCAGGGGATGACAAGAAATTATCTTGCATCCCCTTCCATTATGGGGGTATCCGATGGATCTGTAGTGGTCATCACCTTATGTATGGTATTTTTGCCGAATACGACATCCCTTGGCCTTATATTTTACTCTTTGGCGGGATCGGCACTAGGAGCAGGACTGGTATTCTTCATAGCCTGGTTACTGCCAGGCGGCATGTCGCCTGTTCGGCTTGCCATTCTGGGCACAATTATCGGTACATTCCTCGGTGGTGTATCTCAGGCCGTGGCTACCTATTATCAGGTGTCTCAAACAATCAGTTTCTGGTATAACGCCAGATTGCATCAGATGGACCCGGGCATGATTAAGCTGATTATTCCATTTGCTGTAGTAGGACTGGCGATAGCCATCATCCTTTCCAAGTCCATTACCATTCTGTCGATGGGTGATGATGTGGCAACAAGCCTGGGGCAGCGTACCGGATGGGTTAAGGCCTTATCAATACTAAGTGTGGTTATACTGACTGGAATATCTGTAGCTTTGGCGGGCAAAATCGCTTTTGTCGGTTTGTTGGTTCCGCATATTACCCGATTTCTCTTCGGGGTGGATTACCGCTGGGTTATTCCGTGTTCCGCTGTATTGGGCGGGTTCTTTTTGGCTTGGTGTGACATCCTTAGCCGTTTCATTAACTCTCCGTTCGAAACACCAATTGGAGTCGTCACCGCATTATTCGGCGTTCCCTTCTTCCTTTATCTGATCAAAACCAAAGGAGGGGGAAAACATGCCTGA
- a CDS encoding ABC transporter substrate-binding protein — protein MRKKLGLCLVMICMLAVLGACGNKEDASGTAENSASTGTTATTDQTDTAEAAEGSTRTIKYLDQEYTVPTEVSRIVITGSMEAMEDALVLDVHPVGAITFGGEFPEMYASITDQAESIGQKIEPNFETILSLKPDIILGSTKFKPEVAEQLSKIAPFIQVSHIATDWESNLNLLAELTGKQEQAKQEIEQYKAALTTAQAELGDKLENKKVLAVRIRNGQMYVYPESVFVNPILYGDLGFQVPAEIQAAKAQEALSVEKFAEMNPDYVFVQFETSENSDTPNALTDLQNNPIIQKTTALKENHAFVNVIDPLAEGGPAWSRIEFLKAAVEQLSK, from the coding sequence ATGAGAAAGAAATTGGGGTTATGTTTGGTCATGATATGTATGCTCGCTGTATTGGGAGCGTGCGGCAATAAAGAGGACGCGTCAGGGACTGCTGAGAATTCGGCTTCGACCGGAACCACGGCAACGACCGATCAAACGGATACAGCTGAGGCAGCTGAAGGCAGCACACGCACCATTAAATACTTAGATCAGGAGTACACGGTTCCTACAGAGGTTAGCCGTATTGTAATTACCGGTTCCATGGAAGCCATGGAGGATGCACTGGTTCTTGATGTACATCCGGTAGGGGCTATTACTTTTGGCGGCGAATTCCCGGAGATGTATGCTTCTATCACGGATCAGGCTGAGTCCATTGGGCAGAAGATTGAGCCTAACTTTGAAACCATTTTGTCCCTGAAACCGGATATTATTCTGGGTTCCACGAAGTTTAAGCCTGAAGTGGCCGAGCAGTTAAGCAAAATTGCGCCGTTTATCCAGGTGTCTCATATTGCTACAGATTGGGAGTCTAACCTGAATCTGCTGGCTGAGCTGACAGGCAAGCAGGAACAGGCCAAACAGGAGATTGAACAGTATAAGGCTGCTCTGACTACTGCCCAGGCTGAACTTGGGGACAAACTGGAAAACAAAAAAGTGCTGGCAGTACGTATTCGTAACGGACAAATGTATGTGTATCCTGAGTCTGTCTTTGTGAATCCGATCCTGTATGGAGACCTTGGATTCCAGGTTCCGGCCGAGATTCAGGCAGCCAAAGCACAGGAAGCACTTTCGGTGGAGAAGTTTGCAGAGATGAACCCGGATTACGTGTTTGTACAATTTGAGACATCCGAGAACTCCGACACCCCGAATGCCCTGACAGATCTGCAGAACAACCCGATTATCCAGAAGACAACTGCGCTGAAAGAAAATCATGCTTTTGTCAATGTCATTGATCCATTGGCTGAAGGTGGTCCGGCCTGGAGTCGTATTGAATTCCTGAAAGCAGCCGTTGAGCAGTTATCCAAATAA
- a CDS encoding AraC family transcriptional regulator, with amino-acid sequence MISPNIYTNQEMDSAYALDRLTIKLRDIEKMKSTSDWNIPQQHTSSYVLVMVTGGEALLTLDRGSIHIHAQGVYSCVPESTFGLTSFGDEGAEVTIMRFDLYQELHDDPDTLHVVKDTPMFRSGKELAVSPTVQLSFMCEEIHNLWHSGRAMGHFQAHVQFLQLLASLTEASPPLKEDSQMMIQRTKDYIDEHSNENLTVEYLAGMAGLSPKYYVDLFKRRYGMSTTDYISSLRINRAKQLMAGTEMRLRDIAHQVGYQDEFYFSRKFKKAMGISPSVYMNSRRRKIAAYHIAITGHLLALNMIPYAAPLHPKWTSYYYRMYGKDIPVHLSAYRIDMEWQSKIQALQEHQPDLIISYDHLRPEEKAQLEGIAPVHYLTVSDHNWRSQLQILAEHLGAQQDAKSWLETYDHKADQVKTMMQQKLGSEKVVVVRLLKHQFTRYCSPSMLEVLYGDLAVKPAHISEEGEIYNEPITLEQLDEMQTDWIFLMVCQESETLSFWEDVQKTSLWQNIKSVQNNRLFIIPADPWLENSPLANERILDDLMDRYR; translated from the coding sequence ATGATTTCCCCTAACATATATACGAATCAAGAAATGGATTCCGCGTATGCACTCGACAGATTGACTATAAAATTGCGTGATATAGAGAAAATGAAATCCACTTCAGACTGGAACATTCCCCAGCAGCATACCTCATCTTATGTGCTTGTCATGGTCACAGGTGGTGAAGCCTTACTGACACTGGATCGGGGGTCTATCCATATCCATGCACAAGGCGTTTATTCCTGTGTACCCGAATCCACTTTTGGGCTGACTTCTTTCGGAGATGAAGGAGCCGAAGTAACGATCATGCGGTTTGATCTTTATCAAGAGCTGCATGATGATCCTGACACCTTGCATGTGGTTAAAGATACCCCGATGTTCAGATCTGGCAAGGAGCTGGCGGTGTCTCCAACCGTTCAGCTCTCATTTATGTGCGAAGAAATACACAACCTGTGGCATAGTGGCAGGGCCATGGGGCATTTTCAGGCACATGTGCAGTTTCTCCAACTGCTCGCAAGCCTTACAGAAGCATCACCTCCGCTCAAGGAAGATTCCCAGATGATGATCCAGCGTACCAAAGATTATATCGATGAGCATTCCAATGAGAATCTAACCGTGGAATATCTGGCAGGCATGGCCGGGCTGAGTCCGAAATATTATGTGGACCTGTTCAAGCGAAGATACGGAATGAGTACAACCGATTATATCTCTTCACTCCGCATTAACCGGGCGAAGCAACTGATGGCCGGTACTGAAATGCGTCTGCGGGATATTGCCCATCAGGTTGGATACCAGGACGAATTTTATTTCAGTCGCAAATTTAAAAAAGCCATGGGAATATCCCCTTCGGTATATATGAACAGTCGCCGCCGTAAAATTGCCGCTTATCACATTGCGATTACAGGACATTTGCTAGCCCTGAACATGATTCCCTATGCGGCACCGCTGCACCCGAAATGGACGTCGTATTATTATCGAATGTATGGTAAAGACATCCCTGTGCATCTGAGTGCCTATCGGATTGACATGGAATGGCAATCCAAAATTCAGGCTCTGCAGGAGCATCAGCCAGACCTGATTATCAGTTACGACCACTTGCGACCTGAGGAGAAAGCACAGCTTGAAGGTATTGCGCCGGTTCATTACCTCACAGTCTCAGATCACAACTGGCGATCACAGCTTCAGATTCTGGCTGAACATCTGGGGGCACAGCAGGATGCCAAGAGTTGGCTGGAAACTTATGATCATAAGGCGGATCAGGTCAAAACGATGATGCAGCAGAAGCTTGGCAGCGAGAAGGTTGTCGTTGTCCGTTTGTTAAAACATCAGTTCACACGTTATTGTTCACCTTCCATGTTGGAAGTGTTATATGGAGATTTGGCAGTCAAACCAGCCCATATCAGTGAAGAAGGGGAGATATATAACGAGCCGATTACACTGGAACAACTGGATGAAATGCAGACCGATTGGATATTTCTGATGGTATGTCAGGAGAGTGAGACGTTATCCTTCTGGGAGGATGTTCAGAAAACCTCCTTGTGGCAAAATATAAAATCTGTTCAGAATAACCGGTTGTTCATCATCCCGGCTGATCCCTGGCTTGAGAACTCGCCCCTCGCCAACGAACGCATCCTGGACGATCTGATGGATCGCTATCGGTGA
- a CDS encoding alpha/beta hydrolase: protein MRHDGTEPEVTLPGTTFYRMRAEQTEREYEIRVWVPEGTPPASGYPVIYLLDANAVFGTMVEAMRVQSLRPEKTGVVPSVIVGVGYAVREPFPPDRHYDFMMSVPEGELPRIPDGATWPEHGGAEAFTLFIEEQLKPDIERRYPIDRSRQSVVGHSLGGLFVLQLLLERPGTYRNYIAGSPSLHWNSAWIAQQQETFASRLLDNRTEIHVLLAAGELEGSHPSGVIERSRAFTEWLNHSDASGVRADFICFEDEGHVSVLPVLISRALRFASRD from the coding sequence ATGAGACATGACGGAACAGAACCAGAGGTAACGTTGCCGGGAACAACCTTTTACCGCATGCGTGCAGAACAGACCGAAAGAGAGTATGAGATCAGAGTTTGGGTGCCGGAGGGTACCCCGCCAGCTTCAGGATATCCCGTGATCTATCTGCTGGATGCCAATGCGGTGTTTGGTACGATGGTTGAGGCCATGCGTGTACAATCTTTACGCCCGGAGAAGACCGGGGTTGTGCCGTCAGTTATTGTTGGCGTTGGGTATGCAGTCCGGGAACCCTTTCCACCGGACAGGCACTATGATTTTATGATGTCGGTTCCCGAAGGGGAATTACCCCGGATACCGGATGGAGCAACTTGGCCGGAGCATGGCGGCGCTGAAGCATTCACCCTGTTTATCGAGGAACAATTGAAGCCGGATATTGAACGACGCTATCCTATCGACCGGAGCAGACAATCCGTTGTGGGGCACTCGCTGGGCGGATTATTTGTTTTGCAGTTGTTACTGGAACGTCCGGGAACCTACCGAAATTACATTGCAGGTAGTCCGTCTCTTCATTGGAACTCGGCATGGATCGCCCAGCAGCAAGAGACGTTTGCTTCCCGTTTGCTGGATAACCGGACGGAAATTCATGTTTTACTTGCAGCAGGAGAACTGGAGGGGAGTCATCCCAGCGGGGTAATTGAACGTTCCCGAGCGTTTACCGAATGGTTGAACCATTCCGATGCAAGTGGAGTCCGCGCTGATTTTATCTGTTTTGAAGATGAGGGTCACGTCTCAGTATTACCTGTGTTGATCAGCAGGGCACTGCGATTTGCATCCAGAGATTGA
- a CDS encoding carbohydrate ABC transporter permease, giving the protein MSRTAAWADTRTTLRWKRSGSLISYGLLTLGLGLMVFPFLWMISTSFKTLDEIYSLSLIPSRVTWDNYAAIFQGTPFPRWMLNSLYVAVIATVSVCVFDSITGYILAKFTFWGKQVIFVLILSTLMVPTEMLIIPWYLVSSSFNGMDTYWGILFPGLISGFGIFLMKQFMESLPLELLDAARMDGMGEWGIFLRIAVPLVRPAFATLCILTFLGSWNSFIWPLIITQSEEMFTIPVGMAFFSSEAKDSSNWVQIMTGATLSVLPLIVLFLCFQKQIIRGIATTGLK; this is encoded by the coding sequence ATGAGCAGAACTGCCGCATGGGCCGATACCCGAACAACGCTCCGCTGGAAACGTTCCGGTTCACTGATCAGTTATGGTTTACTTACGCTCGGACTTGGTTTGATGGTGTTTCCGTTTCTATGGATGATATCGACGTCGTTCAAGACGCTGGATGAAATCTACTCTCTAAGCCTCATCCCTTCCAGAGTCACATGGGACAATTATGCGGCCATTTTTCAGGGAACCCCATTTCCCCGCTGGATGTTGAACAGCCTATATGTAGCCGTCATTGCCACCGTGAGCGTTTGCGTATTTGATTCCATTACGGGATACATTCTGGCCAAATTTACCTTCTGGGGGAAACAGGTTATCTTTGTACTCATTCTGAGTACATTAATGGTGCCGACTGAAATGCTGATTATTCCATGGTATCTTGTGTCCAGCAGTTTCAACGGCATGGATACATACTGGGGTATTTTGTTTCCAGGTTTAATATCCGGGTTTGGCATTTTTCTAATGAAGCAATTCATGGAATCCCTTCCTTTGGAATTACTGGACGCGGCACGAATGGATGGCATGGGAGAATGGGGCATTTTCCTTCGGATTGCTGTTCCGCTGGTTAGACCAGCGTTTGCCACCCTCTGCATTCTGACATTCCTGGGCAGTTGGAATTCATTCATCTGGCCGCTTATTATTACGCAGAGTGAGGAGATGTTTACGATTCCGGTCGGCATGGCTTTCTTCTCCAGCGAGGCCAAGGACAGCAGCAACTGGGTGCAGATTATGACTGGAGCAACACTTTCGGTTCTGCCATTGATCGTTCTCTTTCTGTGCTTCCAGAAGCAGATCATTCGTGGCATTGCTACAACAGGGCTCAAATAG
- a CDS encoding sugar ABC transporter permease translates to MRSTGVIPSRPKRRLWFGSGIGRLNYRHKQRLFIYGGLLIPLIYFVVIRILPILYSFNVSFREWGMLSPDKPFVGFDNYATLLSDPLFLKSLVNTGIYVVVGVPAQLIAGLIVALLLQQVVKLRGLFRTAYFIPYVTSVVAVSWIFRWLLMKNGIVNALFIELGLGPQSFLYSPSQAIFWIIAVMVWQNIGFQMLIFLAGLQNIPKLYYEAAAIDGATGWQRFVHITIPLLNPVMLLSVVMASIGFLQSFTQVLNMTGGGPLDSTISVVLHIYNLAFKSFDMGLASAATVILFVIILMLTLVQLKVLGSRFQQE, encoded by the coding sequence ATGAGGAGTACCGGAGTGATCCCTTCGCGGCCGAAACGGCGTTTATGGTTCGGATCGGGAATAGGAAGACTCAATTACAGACATAAACAGCGGTTATTCATTTATGGCGGTTTGTTGATTCCGCTGATCTATTTTGTAGTCATCCGCATCTTGCCGATTCTGTATTCCTTTAACGTGAGCTTTCGCGAATGGGGCATGCTGTCACCGGATAAACCCTTTGTGGGCTTTGATAATTATGCTACGTTGCTAAGTGACCCTCTGTTTCTTAAGTCGCTGGTGAACACAGGAATTTACGTCGTTGTTGGTGTACCTGCACAGTTGATTGCCGGATTAATCGTGGCTCTTCTTCTCCAGCAAGTGGTGAAGCTGCGCGGACTGTTCAGGACGGCCTACTTTATTCCGTATGTAACCAGTGTAGTGGCGGTAAGCTGGATATTCCGGTGGCTGCTAATGAAGAACGGGATTGTAAATGCTCTATTTATTGAGTTGGGCCTTGGTCCGCAATCTTTCCTGTATTCGCCCTCACAGGCCATCTTCTGGATTATTGCGGTGATGGTATGGCAGAATATTGGCTTTCAGATGCTCATTTTCCTGGCGGGCCTGCAAAACATCCCTAAATTGTATTATGAAGCGGCTGCCATAGACGGAGCCACGGGCTGGCAGCGCTTTGTGCATATTACGATCCCTCTGTTGAACCCGGTTATGCTCCTCTCCGTCGTCATGGCAAGCATTGGGTTCCTGCAATCCTTTACCCAGGTGCTGAATATGACTGGCGGCGGGCCGTTGGACTCCACCATATCTGTCGTGCTTCATATATACAATTTGGCTTTCAAGAGTTTTGATATGGGTCTGGCTTCGGCAGCCACAGTCATTCTGTTTGTCATCATACTCATGTTGACACTGGTTCAGCTTAAAGTGCTGGGTAGCCGTTTTCAACAGGAGTAA
- a CDS encoding extracellular solute-binding protein — protein sequence MESGYFSFRPSKTLQLLIAGLLLLSITACSTKPSEESGSVAVTASGDQTEPITIEYWQYEFPAKVELINTLIQEFETEHPNIKVKQTNFPYDQYNQKVATLVPAGKGPDVINLYYGWLPKYVQSGYLQPLPESSFPGIAEAFFPFVDTAKLNGSYYALPTGVRTLGLFYNKDLFTKAGLDPDKPPTTWEALVSDAKALTETDKNGQLVTEGFAWEPGSQLHHWFRDGLLYQAGGKDTSEDRRKILWNDTPAGLEAFKYLVDFATVHKVGINGFYTDDANAFKTGHAAINVDGSYRLGSIKKDAPDLNFAVAPLPGYKGKSTQASFWANAIPANVTGEKLEAATTFLQFLISKGVQEQWVEKVGELPAQKEVALQDKYVNDPLLGPFISQLNDANAHFFIDETQERTLFVNAVDEVLLNHVPEEQAFNDLVTKTQKLYDDYWAKQDKKK from the coding sequence ATGGAATCTGGTTACTTTTCATTCAGACCAAGCAAGACCCTGCAATTATTGATTGCAGGTTTACTCTTATTGAGCATTACAGCTTGTTCAACCAAGCCATCTGAAGAGTCCGGTTCAGTAGCTGTTACAGCTTCGGGTGATCAGACGGAGCCCATCACGATTGAGTACTGGCAGTACGAATTTCCAGCCAAGGTTGAACTGATCAATACCTTAATCCAGGAATTCGAGACTGAACATCCCAACATCAAAGTCAAACAAACCAATTTTCCGTACGACCAGTACAATCAAAAGGTGGCTACACTTGTTCCCGCTGGAAAAGGACCGGATGTCATCAATCTGTATTACGGCTGGCTGCCCAAATATGTGCAATCCGGTTATTTACAGCCGCTGCCTGAAAGCAGCTTTCCCGGCATCGCAGAGGCATTTTTCCCTTTTGTAGATACAGCCAAATTAAATGGAAGCTATTATGCTCTGCCTACAGGCGTGAGAACGCTGGGGTTGTTTTATAACAAGGACCTGTTCACCAAGGCTGGACTTGATCCCGACAAACCGCCGACGACTTGGGAAGCGCTTGTCTCGGATGCCAAGGCATTAACGGAAACGGACAAAAACGGCCAGTTGGTGACAGAGGGTTTCGCGTGGGAACCGGGTTCCCAGCTTCATCACTGGTTCCGAGACGGATTGTTATATCAAGCAGGAGGCAAGGATACGAGCGAGGATCGTCGGAAAATTCTGTGGAATGATACACCCGCAGGGCTTGAAGCATTCAAATATCTGGTGGATTTTGCAACTGTGCATAAGGTGGGCATTAACGGATTTTACACCGATGATGCCAATGCATTCAAAACGGGCCATGCTGCAATTAACGTGGATGGTTCATATCGATTGGGATCTATCAAAAAAGACGCACCCGATTTGAATTTTGCTGTCGCACCGCTGCCGGGTTATAAAGGAAAATCCACACAGGCTTCATTCTGGGCCAATGCGATACCGGCCAATGTTACCGGAGAGAAGTTGGAAGCAGCGACAACATTCCTGCAGTTTTTGATCAGCAAGGGCGTTCAGGAACAATGGGTGGAGAAGGTCGGTGAACTTCCTGCACAGAAAGAAGTCGCTCTTCAGGATAAGTATGTGAATGACCCGCTGCTTGGCCCTTTTATCTCCCAACTGAACGATGCCAATGCCCACTTCTTCATTGATGAGACGCAGGAGCGTACATTGTTTGTGAACGCTGTGGATGAGGTGCTGCTTAATCATGTGCCGGAAGAGCAGGCTTTCAATGATCTGGTGACCAAAACCCAGAAGCTCTATGACGACTACTGGGCGAAACAGGATAAGAAAAAATAA
- a CDS encoding amidohydrolase family protein, which yields MFSNPDFRVFDIHAHLPYKLLFSSYKNHELVTRYGKERSERMRLTWDFPAVEEQGEEAARPLIERWVDELDKYNIAGLNFLTALDNDNLAEQISIYPDRFTGFAYHPIENEDASIELRRAVDELGLRGYKLFGPLTQIPFDSPSLDPVWAFLAERRLPVLIHFGMLGHAGGIVHHPNINPLAIFNTARAYPDIPFIIPHFGAGYFQELLHLSWSCPNVYIDTSGSNQWVRWMPYELNLEILFRKTYELLGPERIIFGTDASGFPRGYPYRYLQDQVRVCRELRFPEADIELIFGNNARRLLKLPVGKAVGSINA from the coding sequence ATGTTCTCCAATCCTGACTTTCGAGTTTTTGATATCCATGCCCATCTGCCTTATAAACTTTTGTTTTCCTCATATAAAAACCACGAACTGGTGACGCGATATGGCAAGGAACGAAGTGAGCGAATGCGACTAACCTGGGATTTCCCGGCGGTGGAGGAGCAGGGAGAGGAAGCAGCACGGCCGTTAATTGAACGGTGGGTAGATGAATTGGACAAATACAATATTGCCGGACTTAACTTTCTGACAGCTCTGGATAATGACAATCTGGCTGAACAAATATCCATATACCCGGATCGGTTTACCGGCTTCGCCTATCATCCCATTGAAAATGAAGATGCATCCATAGAGCTTCGTCGGGCGGTTGATGAGCTCGGATTGCGAGGATATAAGTTGTTTGGTCCCCTCACCCAGATTCCCTTTGACTCCCCTTCGCTTGATCCGGTGTGGGCGTTTCTTGCGGAGCGCCGCCTGCCTGTCCTGATTCATTTTGGCATGCTTGGTCATGCCGGAGGCATCGTTCATCATCCCAACATCAATCCGCTTGCCATCTTTAACACGGCCCGTGCTTACCCGGATATTCCGTTCATTATCCCTCATTTTGGCGCAGGCTATTTCCAGGAACTGCTTCATCTAAGCTGGAGCTGCCCTAACGTCTACATCGACACATCGGGTTCCAATCAGTGGGTACGCTGGATGCCATACGAGCTGAATCTGGAGATATTATTTCGAAAAACCTACGAACTGTTGGGTCCGGAGCGAATTATCTTTGGAACGGATGCAAGCGGATTTCCACGTGGTTATCCCTATCGTTATTTGCAGGATCAGGTGCGTGTATGCCGTGAACTTCGCTTCCCTGAAGCAGACATTGAACTCATTTTCGGAAATAACGCAAGGCGTTTATTGAAGCTGCCTGTTGGCAAAGCCGTCGGTTCCATCAACGCGTAA
- the argH gene encoding argininosuccinate lyase encodes MKSTSTNPTQTSGFPSQTYAEIVLKPAYNQATQHLLNPMMAVNKAHLIMLREQHIISEEEACHIASAIQSLDVDGLRTSEYSSHVEDLFYQVEVELDKLGGPSVGNLHLARSRNDMGIAMYRMVLREKLNSTISSGLLLHRSLRKFALRHINTLMIAHTHTQQAQPTTLAHYICAVSDSLERDLNRLRSAYAGCNRSSLGAAALTTSGFPVCRGRTAELLGFDGIIENAYDAVSGADYAGEAASVAQLAAINLGRFVQDLLLWCTQEYGALIVAAPYVQISSIMPQKRNPVSIEHTRSLLSSAKGDAATALNMMHNTPFGDIVDTEDDMQPYIWRSLNTLGSVYRLLSEVMDTLKVNVSLLRERAEHSFATVTELADTLVRTEGLSFRQAHSIVSRIVTQLTESGTSISGLNWDVVNTAIQEIAAKPLALTFEQLEEAISPEHFVHIRHVRGGPNPEEVARALEAQSLRLDTQEQWSLGTTNKLRSVDANLDLILNGWLNQT; translated from the coding sequence GTGAAGTCAACGTCAACGAATCCAACACAAACGTCTGGTTTTCCCAGTCAAACCTATGCCGAAATTGTACTTAAACCCGCCTATAATCAGGCCACACAGCATCTGCTGAACCCCATGATGGCCGTAAACAAAGCACATCTGATTATGCTCCGTGAGCAACACATCATTTCGGAAGAAGAGGCGTGCCATATCGCTTCGGCTATACAAAGTCTGGATGTGGATGGGCTCCGAACGAGCGAATATTCCTCCCACGTTGAAGATTTGTTCTACCAAGTTGAAGTTGAACTAGATAAGCTCGGCGGACCCTCTGTCGGGAATCTGCATTTAGCCAGAAGCCGCAACGATATGGGAATTGCCATGTATCGTATGGTGCTGAGGGAGAAGCTGAACTCAACGATTTCCTCAGGGCTGTTATTACACAGAAGCCTAAGAAAGTTTGCATTACGTCATATCAATACCCTCATGATTGCTCACACGCATACCCAACAAGCCCAGCCGACAACACTTGCCCATTACATCTGTGCCGTTAGTGATTCCCTTGAACGGGATCTTAATCGGTTGAGATCCGCCTATGCAGGCTGCAATCGCAGCAGTCTTGGTGCGGCTGCGCTCACCACTTCTGGATTTCCGGTCTGTCGAGGCCGGACCGCAGAACTGCTTGGCTTTGATGGCATTATTGAGAATGCCTATGATGCCGTCAGCGGTGCGGATTATGCAGGTGAAGCCGCCTCTGTAGCCCAGCTTGCAGCTATCAATCTGGGGCGTTTCGTTCAGGATCTGCTGTTATGGTGCACACAGGAATATGGTGCATTAATTGTAGCTGCCCCTTACGTTCAGATTAGTTCCATCATGCCGCAAAAACGGAATCCGGTATCGATTGAACACACCCGTTCACTCCTTTCAAGTGCCAAAGGGGATGCAGCAACTGCGCTTAATATGATGCATAACACGCCCTTTGGCGACATTGTAGATACCGAAGATGATATGCAGCCCTATATATGGAGAAGTCTGAATACGCTTGGATCTGTATACCGCTTGCTGTCCGAAGTCATGGATACCCTTAAGGTCAATGTGTCATTGCTGCGTGAACGGGCAGAGCATAGCTTCGCCACGGTTACCGAACTTGCAGATACATTGGTTCGCACAGAAGGATTATCGTTTCGACAAGCTCATTCCATCGTGAGCCGCATTGTAACACAGCTGACTGAGTCCGGTACTTCCATTTCGGGATTGAACTGGGATGTTGTGAATACAGCGATTCAGGAGATTGCCGCCAAGCCGCTTGCCCTAACCTTTGAGCAATTAGAGGAAGCAATATCTCCCGAGCATTTTGTACACATTCGGCATGTGCGTGGTGGACCGAATCCGGAGGAAGTGGCAAGAGCATTGGAGGCTCAATCGCTCCGTCTTGACACACAGGAACAATGGAGTCTCGGCACCACCAATAAACTCCGTTCCGTAGATGCGAATCTGGATTTAATTCTAAACGGTTGGCTTAACCAAACCTAA